A stretch of the Papaver somniferum cultivar HN1 chromosome 6, ASM357369v1, whole genome shotgun sequence genome encodes the following:
- the LOC113289366 gene encoding putative inactive methylesterase 20, whose product MKDERNSFVATNSSSKSTNKHFVLVHGGCHGAWCWYKLTPRLKSAGHRVTVLDLAGSGINSKQVNDLRSFSDYIRPFMEFMEYSIPSGISIKPDEKVILVGHSLGGLVISKAMEMFPEKISVAVFVTALMPNISE is encoded by the exons ATGAAGGATGAGAGGAATTCATTTGTG GCAACCAACAGTAGTAGTAAATCAACAAACAAGCATTTTGTCCTTGTTCATGGAGGTTGTCATGGAGCATGGTGTTGGTATAAGTTGACACCACGGCTAAAGTCAGCAGGTCACCGTGTCACAGTTCTGGACCTTGCAGGTTCTGGAATCAATTCAAAGCAGGTCAACGATCTCCGGTCATTTTCCGACTATATACGCCCATTCATGGAGTTCATGGAGTACTCTATCCCTAGCGGCATATCCATTAAACCAGACGAGAAGGTGATCCTCGTGGGTCACAGCTTGGGAGGGTTGGTCATCTCGAAAGCTATGGAAATGTTCCCAGAGAAGATATCTGTGGCTGTTTTTGTCACTGCTTTGATGCCCAACATTTCAGAATAA